The proteins below come from a single Stutzerimonas stutzeri RCH2 genomic window:
- the uvrA gene encoding excinuclease ABC subunit UvrA, whose translation MDKILIRGARTHNLKNIDLTLPRDKLIVITGLSGSGKSSLAFDTLYAEGQRRYVESLSAYARQFLSMMEKPDVDTIEGLSPAISIEQKSTSHNPRSTVGTITEIYDYLRLLYARVGTPRCPDHDAPLEAQTVSQMVDQVLALPEGRKLMLLAPVIRERKGEHLAVFDELRAQGFVRARVNGRLYELDELPKLDKQKKHSIDVVVDRFKVRGDLQQRLAESFETALKLADGIALVASMEEEDESEEMIFSARFACPICGHSISELEPKLFSFNNPAGACPTCDGLGVKQFFDAKRLVNGELTLAEGAIRGWDRRNVYYFQMLGSLASHYGFSLDEPFDSLAADHQKSILRGSGRESVEFRYLNDRGDIVKRSHPFEGIIPNLERRYRETESNSVREELAKYLSTQPCPDCRGTRLRREARHVWVGDRTLPAVTAMPIGDATDYFGGLSLSGRRGEIADKILKEIRERLQFLVNVGLDYLTLDRSADTLSGGEAQRIRLASQIGAGLVGVMYILDEPSIGLHQRDNERLLGTLRHLRDIGNTVIVVEHDEDAIRLADYVVDIGPGAGVHGGRIVAEGTPDEVMAHPDSLTGKYLSGRVKINYRPERTRRDPKKLLKLKGARGNNLRNVDLEIPVGLLTCITGVSGSGKSTLINNTLFPITATALNGASTLEVAPHDSFDGLQHLDKVVDIDQSPIGRTPRSNPATYTGLFTPIRELFAGVPEARSRGYGPGRFSFNVKGGRCEACQGDGVIKVEMHFLPDIYVPCDVCKGKRYNRETLEVKYKGKSITEVLDMTIEEAREFFDPVPAVARKLQTLMDVGLSYIKLGQSATTLSGGEAQRVKLSRELSKRDTGKTLYILDEPTTGLHFADIQQLLDVLHRLRDHGNTVVVIEHNLDVIKTADWLVDLGPEGGSKGGQIIACGTPEEVAGMAQSHTGHFLKPLLERDRSAG comes from the coding sequence TTGGACAAGATTCTGATTCGTGGGGCCCGCACCCACAACCTGAAGAACATCGACCTCACCCTGCCGCGCGACAAGCTGATCGTCATCACTGGCCTCTCCGGCTCCGGCAAGTCCTCGCTGGCCTTCGACACGCTGTACGCCGAAGGCCAGCGCCGTTACGTCGAATCGCTTTCGGCCTATGCTCGGCAGTTCCTCTCGATGATGGAAAAGCCCGATGTCGACACCATCGAAGGGCTCTCGCCGGCGATCTCCATCGAGCAGAAATCCACGTCGCACAACCCTCGCTCCACCGTCGGCACCATCACCGAGATCTACGATTACCTGCGCCTGCTCTATGCACGAGTCGGCACGCCACGCTGTCCGGATCACGATGCGCCGCTGGAAGCGCAGACGGTCAGTCAGATGGTCGATCAGGTACTGGCACTGCCGGAAGGTCGCAAGCTGATGCTGCTGGCACCGGTCATCCGCGAACGCAAGGGCGAGCATCTGGCCGTGTTTGACGAACTGCGCGCCCAGGGTTTCGTGCGCGCCCGCGTCAACGGGCGGCTGTATGAGCTCGACGAACTACCCAAGCTGGATAAGCAGAAGAAGCACTCCATCGATGTGGTAGTCGACCGCTTCAAGGTCCGCGGCGATCTGCAGCAACGCCTGGCCGAATCCTTCGAGACCGCGCTCAAGCTGGCCGATGGCATCGCCCTGGTCGCTTCCATGGAAGAGGAAGACGAAAGCGAAGAGATGATCTTCTCCGCGCGCTTCGCCTGTCCGATCTGCGGCCACTCGATCAGCGAGCTGGAACCCAAGCTCTTCTCCTTCAACAACCCGGCCGGCGCCTGCCCAACCTGTGACGGCCTGGGCGTGAAGCAGTTCTTCGACGCCAAGCGCCTGGTCAATGGCGAACTGACCCTGGCCGAAGGCGCCATCCGTGGCTGGGACCGGCGCAACGTCTACTACTTCCAGATGCTCGGCTCGCTCGCCTCGCATTACGGGTTCAGTCTGGACGAGCCTTTCGACTCGCTGGCAGCCGATCACCAGAAGTCCATCCTGCGCGGCAGCGGCCGCGAGAGCGTCGAGTTCCGCTACCTCAACGACCGCGGCGACATCGTCAAGCGCTCGCACCCGTTCGAAGGAATCATTCCCAACCTGGAACGCCGCTACCGCGAAACCGAATCCAATTCGGTGCGTGAAGAACTGGCCAAGTACCTCAGCACCCAGCCCTGCCCAGACTGTCGCGGCACCCGCCTGCGCCGCGAGGCTCGCCACGTATGGGTTGGCGACAGGACTTTGCCGGCGGTCACGGCCATGCCCATCGGCGACGCCACTGATTATTTCGGCGGACTCTCGCTCAGCGGTCGACGGGGCGAAATCGCCGACAAGATTCTCAAGGAAATCCGCGAACGCCTGCAGTTCCTGGTCAACGTCGGCCTGGATTACCTGACCCTCGACCGCAGCGCCGACACCCTGTCCGGCGGCGAAGCCCAGCGCATCCGCCTGGCCAGCCAGATTGGCGCAGGCCTGGTCGGCGTGATGTACATCCTCGACGAGCCTTCGATCGGCCTGCACCAACGCGACAACGAGCGCCTGCTTGGCACCCTGCGTCACCTGCGCGATATCGGCAACACGGTGATCGTGGTGGAGCACGACGAGGACGCAATCCGCCTCGCCGACTACGTGGTGGATATCGGCCCAGGGGCCGGCGTGCACGGCGGGCGCATCGTTGCCGAAGGCACGCCGGACGAAGTAATGGCACACCCGGACTCGCTGACCGGCAAGTACCTCTCTGGCCGGGTGAAGATCAACTACCGACCCGAACGCACCCGCCGTGATCCGAAGAAGCTGCTCAAACTCAAGGGCGCGCGTGGCAACAATCTGCGCAATGTGGACCTGGAAATCCCGGTGGGCCTGCTCACCTGCATCACCGGCGTTTCCGGCTCGGGCAAGTCGACGCTGATCAACAACACGCTGTTTCCGATTACGGCCACCGCGCTCAACGGTGCGTCCACACTGGAAGTGGCCCCGCACGACAGCTTCGATGGCCTGCAGCATCTGGACAAGGTAGTGGACATCGATCAGAGCCCGATCGGCCGCACCCCCCGCTCCAACCCGGCAACCTATACCGGACTGTTCACGCCGATTCGCGAACTGTTCGCCGGTGTGCCGGAAGCACGTTCGCGCGGCTATGGCCCGGGACGCTTCTCCTTCAACGTCAAGGGCGGCCGCTGCGAAGCCTGCCAGGGCGATGGCGTGATCAAGGTGGAGATGCACTTTCTGCCGGACATCTACGTGCCCTGCGACGTCTGCAAGGGCAAGCGCTACAACCGCGAAACGCTTGAAGTGAAATACAAGGGCAAGAGCATCACTGAGGTGCTCGACATGACCATCGAGGAAGCCCGTGAATTCTTCGACCCGGTTCCGGCCGTTGCGCGCAAGCTGCAGACGTTGATGGATGTGGGGCTTTCATACATCAAGCTGGGGCAGAGTGCGACTACCCTCTCCGGCGGTGAGGCGCAGCGCGTCAAGCTGTCCCGCGAGCTGTCCAAGCGCGATACCGGCAAGACGCTGTATATCCTCGACGAACCCACCACCGGCTTGCACTTCGCCGACATCCAGCAATTGCTCGACGTGCTGCATCGCCTGCGCGACCACGGCAATACCGTCGTGGTGATCGAGCACAATCTTGACGTGATCAAGACCGCTGACTGGCTGGTGGATCTGGGTCCGGAAGGTGGCTCCAAGGGCGGCCAGATCATCGCCTGCGGCACACCGGAAGAAGTCGCGGGGATGGCGCAGTCACATACCGGCCATTTCCTCAAGCCATTGCTGGAACGCGACCGCTCGGCGGGTTGA